The DNA region GCTGGCTCCGTCCGCCCAGAACGGGGCTGGTTATCTCGATCTGGCGCGGCGGCTCGCCTCCTCCGGCCGGAGCGTCACGCTCCTTCAAGCGGGCGATCCGGCCCAATCCCTTCTCCCGGTCCCCAAAGGCGCCGAAGCACTTCCCATTCGGTGGGCAGCGCTCGATGAGCCCAAGGTTCCCTTCCTCGAAGGCCACTGGGGTCCCCGAGCCCGCGAGTCCTATCTCGCTTTCCTCTGGTTGCGGGGGCGGGAGGAGGAATTTGACCTCGTTTATTTCCCGGTGCGTTCCGGGATCGGGTATTTCGCTTCGGTCGCCAAGCGGCAAGGGCTGGCCTTTGCGCGGACCAGACTCGTGGCCGGAGGGGACCCAGGCGAGGAAGAGCCCGAAGACCTCGACGCGCTGGAGACGACCTTTCTGGAACGGGAAACCGCCCTTCGGGCCGATGCGGTTCTTCCCGCTGGCGAGGAGGGGCTTTTTGGCTGGCTGGAGTCCATGCGCGAAGACCCAGTGGAGGCGCTGCCGGCGGAGCCTCCTCCCCTGGTCAGCATCTGCCTCGTCCATCACGACCGCCCGCAGCTCCTGGCGCAGGCGCTCGATTCCCTGCGTGCGCAGGACTATCCGCATTTCGAGGTTGTCTTAGCCGATAGCGGGAGCGAACGGCCGGAATCCGCCCTTTTCCTCGAAAACCTGGACGCCGAGTTCTCCCAAAGAGGCTGGCGGATCCTGTGGCTGGAGAACCGGGGACCCGGCGCCGCCCGAAATCTCGCCGCAAAGGCGGCGCGGGGGGAATTCCTGCTCTTCATGGACGATGACAACGTCGCCCGACCGGAGGAACTCTCGACCTTCGTCCGAGTGGCCCAGCGAACCGGCGCGGATATCGTAACCTGCGCTCAGGCTGTCTTCCAGGGAGAGGAGCCTCCAGCGCTCAAAACCCCGCCGGATCGCGTCTGTGTCTTTCCCGGTTCCTTTCTTCCCATGGCGCTCTTTCGGAATTGCTTTGGCGACACCAACGCGTTGATTCGGCGGCGGGTATTTGCCACTCTGGGCGGTTTCCACGAGGATGCTTGCGTCGAGGATTGGGAGTTCTTCATTCGAGCGTGCCTTTCCGGGTTCCGGCTGGAGGCGATCCCACTCCCCCTCTTTTTCTACCGGGTCCAGCCTCGGAGCCGTTTCCGTTCGCTCTCCCCGCGTACGATCCGTCAGACAGTCCGGCGTCCTTACCGGGAAACTCTCCCACCGGCCTTATCCGGCCTCTTTTCGCTGGCCCAGGGACAGGCCCTGC from Methylacidimicrobium sp. AP8 includes:
- a CDS encoding glycosyltransferase family 2 protein; translation: MPTASPKVRPGICLLLPASLAPSAQNGAGYLDLARRLASSGRSVTLLQAGDPAQSLLPVPKGAEALPIRWAALDEPKVPFLEGHWGPRARESYLAFLWLRGREEEFDLVYFPVRSGIGYFASVAKRQGLAFARTRLVAGGDPGEEEPEDLDALETTFLERETALRADAVLPAGEEGLFGWLESMREDPVEALPAEPPPLVSICLVHHDRPQLLAQALDSLRAQDYPHFEVVLADSGSERPESALFLENLDAEFSQRGWRILWLENRGPGAARNLAAKAARGEFLLFMDDDNVARPEELSTFVRVAQRTGADIVTCAQAVFQGEEPPALKTPPDRVCVFPGSFLPMALFRNCFGDTNALIRRRVFATLGGFHEDACVEDWEFFIRACLSGFRLEAIPLPLFFYRVQPRSRFRSLSPRTIRQTVRRPYRETLPPALSGLFSLAQGQALRIEALEAEVRSLSEALRLPPSLPGPTKRPGALREIERTVRNARKALLRFLAGAKPSPPPA